In Pelodictyon luteolum DSM 273, the genomic stretch TCGACTCCACGAAGGGAAATCCATAGATGGTTCCGTTCCTTATGAAGGTGAAGGCGCTGATTTTCATACTCACTGCTTCTCCAGATACTTGTCGATGCCGTTCGGGCACCACGTCTTTTTCACCATCATTGCCTCTTGAAGGATCCTGTCGTTCTCTGCAAGGGCGCCCCCTGTAGCTTCCTTGTTGTTTTCCCTGTGCCAGAGGTGCGCCGCGATGGCGCTGAAGCGCACGTTGCGCCGGAGCACGCCGCTGTTGATCATCCGCACGGCAAACTCGCTGTCCTCTCGCCCCCACCCCGTAAAATCCTCATTGAAACCGTTGACGCGGATGCAATCCGCCCTGAAAAATGACATATTGCAGCTCCGTATACCGCGGAGAGCCTCTGTCGGCCTTGCAAGCATACCTGCAAGCCAGGGGAGACGGACGGCGCTTTTGCGGTTGCCGACCCCCCTGCCGAAAGGAGATATATCGATATTCTTCGACACCAGACGCGCCTCAGTTGTCTGCCGTGAAAGCATCACCCGTGAACCCTGGACAAAGGTATTCTCGCGAGAAAGCTGTTTGTGATCCCGTATGAAATCGGAATGAAGCACCATGTCACCATCAATAATCACCACATACTCACCACAAGCCGCAGCGATTGCCCGGTTCCTTGATGCCGCCGCCCGAAAGCCGAGATCCTCCTGCCATACATGCACCACAGGAATGGAGGAGGACTGCCGGTACTCTTCGACCAGTCTGGCGGTATCGGACCGGCTCCCGTCATCGGCCACGATTACCTCGTCGGGCACTTCCGACTGCCGGAGCGCGCTCCTAAGTGAGAGCTCGAGCGCTTCCGGCCAGTTGTATGTTGTGATGACAAGACTGCACTTCATCGGCGGTTCGCTTCGTAGAGCTTGATGTACTTGTAAAAGACTCCGTTGGCGTTCGAGACAGAGATCAGGAGCCCCTCGTATCCGTATAGCCACCCCCTCTTAAGGATGTAGTACTTGA encodes the following:
- a CDS encoding glycosyltransferase family 2 protein encodes the protein MKCSLVITTYNWPEALELSLRSALRQSEVPDEVIVADDGSRSDTARLVEEYRQSSSIPVVHVWQEDLGFRAAASRNRAIAAACGEYVVIIDGDMVLHSDFIRDHKQLSRENTFVQGSRVMLSRQTTEARLVSKNIDISPFGRGVGNRKSAVRLPWLAGMLARPTEALRGIRSCNMSFFRADCIRVNGFNEDFTGWGREDSEFAVRMINSGVLRRNVRFSAIAAHLWHRENNKEATGGALAENDRILQEAMMVKKTWCPNGIDKYLEKQ